The Anaerotignum propionicum DSM 1682 sequence CCGAGCCTTCGGTGGTTCTGGAAGCATCCCCTCGAACAAATCGGTCAGTCAATCTGGTTTCATCGAAATCTATTGGAGTGGCAGAAATATTTTTCATAACCAAAATACCCCGTCCTTCTGCTTGAAAAATATCGATATACACACGAGAATCGGGCATAGAATATTTTACCGCATTGGAAACTAAATTCTCCAATATCCGCCACAAATGCCTACCATCAGCAGAGATATACAACGGCTCGAGACAGCTTACCTTCACTTCAAGCCCAGCAGCCTCAATTTTCTCTTCCAACTCTCCAATAGCCTGCAACGTTATTTGCCGATAATCTATCCTCATTTTTGAAACTGTAATGTTACCACTGGAAACCTTGCTGGCTTCAATCAAATCTTCAATCAACTGCTTTAATCGATAAGACTTCTCATATAATATTTCCACATATTGTGAAGCCACTTTATTTTCCAAACTAAGACTTCGAAGCAAATCAACGTAAGAAATAATGGAGGTTAAAGGCGTTTTCAAGTCATGGGAAACATTGGTGATAAGCTCCGTTTTCATCCTCTCACCTTTTACCGCATCTTCTACGGAATTTTTTAGTCCATCCTGTATGTTAGCAATATCCATTGCAAAATTCGAAAAAGAAGGAGAAATTTCCTCCAAATTTAATTTATATTGCAGATTACCTTTTGATGTTTCTCTGGCAGAAATCATTATTCTTTTCAATGAACGCAAAGCCCTTAAAAATAGATACATACAAAAAGCGTTGAAAAGAAATAAACCCAGCACACACAAGAAACAAATGAAGTAATATCCCATTTGCGCAGCAAAAATAATGAACCCCATAATCACGCAGTTTCCCAATCCATAGCTAAGCATAACGAAAATCATCCAGCCTCGGAAGGTTTTTCCTGTAAACAATTCTGACATGCGGCGAATGGTTACAGAAACCCAAGTGTTTCGCAGAAAGATTTTGCCTTTGATTTGCCTTGAGACAGACATAATATATGAAATGATAGCGGCAATATCACAAATATAAATAATCCCCAATATGGTATTAAAAATATATGCCCAAAAAATGGCCGTTTCATTTAAAATGCTTGTTAAAATTGCAACTCCAAAAAATACTGCAAAGGTTGTTAATCCAATTACCAGTAAAAAATGAATCTCATTATAAATTTTATCTACTGCTAAATAAGTAACC is a genomic window containing:
- a CDS encoding sensor histidine kinase, producing the protein MDTKLKKYRSYQRKWKIAGIALLFICAMANFFCGIITANISKHWNRDIIEAHSVYDTYEFKNSFAQALDEVILSEVYYRNESRISSGELIDREELLTDFKRYYGIKEGIITGNTSINETFDGLITHGSIPNSLKHNFDEYKELVESRLPLYRKMYIQNQLDDFKSSIRYLNGMTNFLYFVEDSSGNVVAGNTTRGEMSNIDRTIVLSSGFSSDKIGVMGYTSNNSIMETSDYKIYAGIREPFVYGDAFYTLGQEYVFAKAGLPILFGVFTASTIIIIFCLVYLIRVAGQSEKGGKVTYLAVDKIYNEIHFLLVIGLTTFAVFFGVAILTSILNETAIFWAYIFNTILGIIYICDIAAIISYIMSVSRQIKGKIFLRNTWVSVTIRRMSELFTGKTFRGWMIFVMLSYGLGNCVIMGFIIFAAQMGYYFICFLCVLGLFLFNAFCMYLFLRALRSLKRIMISARETSKGNLQYKLNLEEISPSFSNFAMDIANIQDGLKNSVEDAVKGERMKTELITNVSHDLKTPLTSIISYVDLLRSLSLENKVASQYVEILYEKSYRLKQLIEDLIEASKVSSGNITVSKMRIDYRQITLQAIGELEEKIEAAGLEVKVSCLEPLYISADGRHLWRILENLVSNAVKYSMPDSRVYIDIFQAEGRGILVMKNISATPIDFDETRLTDRFVRGDASRTTEGSGLGLSIAQSLAEAQGGTFGIKVDGDLFKAIVSMPLWEDGEEIFAEDEVEMQ